The Cryptomeria japonica chromosome 9, Sugi_1.0, whole genome shotgun sequence DNA segment ATGCCTCTATGTATGATTGTatttgtgtatgtatatgtgtgtgtgtgtgggtgtttgAGTGTGAGTGTGCATGtctatatgtatgtttgtatgcatGTAAGCATGTATGTATATAggtacacatgtacatacatacaaacacacaTACAGACAAGCAGACGTATATGGGTATAGCTATTTATATATGTGTGCACACACACGCACATACAGACACAAATGTAAATATGTAGAAGAATACAAATATATACACACAAGCATACATAATCATAGACACATGTACATTTATTTACATGTATGAACAAATTATTGCATTGGTGTGAAACTGCGAGGTTTTATATGTTAAAACGGCGTATAGAAAATGTAAAGAGGCAGGGCAGTAAACAAGTTTGCATTTGGAAGcattttttttgcaggtaaaggtGAAAATTGTAGTTGGTTGTTTTGTTGTGTGAGGGCAGTGAATGAATACCGTGTAAGTGTATATAGTAGCATATATGTTTGCAAACACCAAAAAGTAAAAGGGTAGATGTAGATATAGAGATTGATGTACATTGTTATGATGGTTTAAACGCTGAGACGTTAGTATAGTGGTTTGTTTTGTGATAGGCAAAGTCATCTGGTATATATACATAATTTGGTATAAattgctacaaacaaaattaagtATAGTTGAACATGTCCAAGACTTTGTAGGCAAGGACACAACAAGTAGATATATGTCTTTAGAGTGGAAATGGACGATAATAGATAgtctatttttttggtttttttttgcaaCATATTATAAATATTAATGTATCAATCAATAATATTTGAAAAACATAGAAGCTGAATAAGAACATTAGGACAGAAAGAAACATAACAGCAAAGGGATGAGATGGGTAGAAGCAAGATAAAGTGTGTTaatatatagataatcaaaattacAAACAAGCATTGGAGCAACACAAAAGGAAATACAAAATCATAAAGTTTGCCATAGCCAAGAGCATATGAGTTTCGACAGTGCTTATATAATCGACCTTTGACAATATTGTATTGTTTGCCTAAGCTGGGGAAAAGCAGTGCGTAGGTATCTATACATCAAATACCCGAAGCCATATGAAAAGGGCCCGAACTAATCGGTATGGAATTCTGCAGCTGCACTCATCCGAGCAATGTCTGCAAGCAAAAGAGCACATTCACCTTGAAAATCAACAAACAttgctttggtgattgttgttttcagTCTAGTCTGCGAGTTGTAGTTCCCTGTTGTAACAAAGAGAGTGAAAACAAAGGTGGATAAGAGGACATTCTTGATAATAGATTGAGGAGTTCTGTTTGCGGCCAAATCATACTGCAACATGTAAAGATCTTTGGTTGACATGCCTAGCAAATTTGTGCCAACTTCATCAAAGGCAGTACTCCAAAGAGAGCCTGTATAGTCTTGAAGCATGATCTGCAATAAGTATTTGTAATTGCATTATGGCAGTTGAGTTTGGCATCTAGAACAAAACCATACATTGTCATTTTGTTGGATGCATTTTTTTTTACACTCTTTGCTGTTAAATTGCAAAGGGCAGGCTGGATAGCAAAAGGAATCAGTTTTTATGATTCTAACAATAGCTCTAATAGTGGTTTCAACTGTTTGAGAGAGGACAGTCATTCATTCCAAGATAGATGCGATTGTCATCCTTCTGTATTAGGAGTTTAGTTGACCAGCAACACAAGAGAGTGGCAAAAGGTCAGCTGGAATGTTTCCTCTTGAGATAAGTGCATATGCCTATGGTGTAGAAGGATTTATTTTCAGAGTGGTTGATGTGCTTGTGTTGATCACCTTTCCATTGAAATAGCCAACACGAGCATTAGTGACCTCAAGGATGACAACTGTTTGAGCTACATGCATATTCTTGAGATCTTCACCTAATTGTTCCCAAGCCACTCCCCATAAATTAACATCAACAGTAAAAGTCGACATATCATTTATTTTAACAACCCTTTTTTTCACTCTGCTTCCATCTTTTCTAGATATTACTGCAAGGTCTTTAACATCAACGACAACACCAATGACATCGACTAAAGTGTTGTTGCTATAGTTTGTAAGTTCATTGATTGGTGTGAATCGAGAAGCATTACCTTCACCATCAACAGGTGGATCACAACGCTTTAATATTGAATTGTGGTCCAAAGTAATCTCAAGATGAATGTTAACTTTATTCCATTTTGTGTTGGCTTCCTTAATGGAACCTTTTGATAGATAATAATATGCTCCCGGTTCAACCCTATGATAATGCATCTTAGCTATATCACCAAAACATGTTATTCTAATTTCAGTACCTTCAGCATCTATCATGTCAAAGTTAAACACTTGCCTAGAGGATTTTGGTGTATTATATTGATGCAATTTCCTCTTGTTTATTACACGACCTTTTATTGCCCATTTATTTTGGAAGGGAATCAAAGATTTTATCGAGCTGATATTATGAAAGGTTTCTTGCTGTGCAAGTGGGGCGTGTATTCCAAACTTAAGGGAACGTCTAGCTGTGGGAGCTAGATCGCGAGCGAACATTTCTTGTTCTTGCTCTTTAAGCAGGTATCTAGGTTTTCCGAGCAATGGTGAATTT contains these protein-coding regions:
- the LOC131052181 gene encoding replication protein A 70 kDa DNA-binding subunit C-like, giving the protein MFARDLAPTARRSLKFGIHAPLAQQETFHNISSIKSLIPFQNKWAIKGRVINKRKLHQYNTPKSSRQVFNFDMIDAEGTEIRITCFGDIAKMHYHRVEPGAYYYLSKGSIKEANTKWNKVNIHLEITLDHNSILKRCDPPVDGEGNASRFTPINELTNYSNNTLVDVIGVVVDVKDLAVISRKDGSRVKKRVVKINDMSTFTVDVNLWGVAWEQLGEDLKNMHVAQTVVILEVTNARVGYFNGKIMLQDYTGSLWSTAFDEVGTNLLGMSTKDLYMLQYDLAANRTPQSIIKNVLLSTFVFTLFVTTGNYNSQTRLKTTITKAMFVDFQGECALLLADIARMSAAAEFHTD